One window from the genome of Helicoverpa armigera isolate CAAS_96S chromosome 4, ASM3070526v1, whole genome shotgun sequence encodes:
- the LOC110370445 gene encoding tubulin alpha-8 chain isoform X2 yields the protein MRECISVHVGQAGVQMGVACWQLYCLEHGIRPDGTLPACEQDPNAADSCFNTFFSEADRGKMVPRVVMVDLEATVIDEVRSGEYRQLYHPEQLITGKEDAANNYARGHYSTGREVLGPVMERVRKLADQCTGLQGFFVFHSFGGGTGSGFTSLLMEKLSEEFGKKSKLEFAIYPAPQVSTAVVEPYNAVLTTHATIGHSDCAFMVDNEAIYDICRRRLSIERPSYANLNRLISQVVSSITASLRFDGALNVDLTEFQTNLVPYPRIHFPLAAYAPVVSADKAYHEGMSVSEITAELFEPQNQMVKCDPRDGKYMACCLLYRGDVVPKDVNAAIAAMKGRAGIRFVDWCPTGFKVGINYQPPSVVAGGDLAQVKRAASMLSNTTAIAEAWGKLDHKFDLMYSKRAFVHWYVGEGMEEGEFSEAREDLAALERDYDEVAIETSDMQPGCDDEL from the exons ATG AGGGAGTGCATATCGGTGCACGTGGGGCAGGCGGGAGTGCAAATGGGCGTGGCTTGCTGGCAGCTGTACTGCCTCGAGCACGGCATCCGCCCCGACGGGACCCTGCCGGCATGCGAGCAGGACCCCAATGCTGCAGACTCCTGCTTTAACACCTTCTTCTCTGAAGCTGATCGAGGGAAGATGGTGCCCAGAGTTGTTATGGTGGACTTGGAAGCCACTGTTATTG ATGAGGTCCGCTCAGGAGAGTACCGGCAGTTGTACCATCCCGAGCAGCTGATCACCGGCAAAGAGGACGCGGCGAACAATTACGCACGCGGCCATTACTCCACCGGACGGGAGGTGCTTGGTCCCGTCATGGAGAGAGTCAGGAAACTGGCTGACCAGTGTACTGGTTTACAG GGTTTCTTCGTGTTCCACTCGTTTGGTGGCGGGACAGGCTCCGGCTTCACCTCGCTGCTGATGGAGAAGCTCTCTGAAGAGTTCGGCAAGAAGAGCAAGCTCGAGTTCGCTATCTATCCAGCACCACAA GTGTCGACGGCGGTGGTAGAGCCGTATAACGCGGTGCTGACGACGCACGCCACCATCGGCCATTCGGACTGCGCCTTCATGGTGGACAACGAGGCCATCTACGACATCTGTAGGCGGCGGCTGTCCATCGAGAGGCCCTCCTATGCTAATCTCAACAGGCTTATTTCACAA GTGGTGTCGTCGATAACAGCGTCGCTGCGGTTCGACGGCGCGCTCAACGTGGACCTGACGGAGTTCCAGACCAACCTGGTGCCCTACCCGCGCATTCACTTCCCGCTCGCCGCGTACGCTCCCGTTGTCTCTGCCGATAAG GCGTACCACGAAGGCATGTCAGTATCTGAAATCACGGCGGAGCTGTTCGAGCCACAGAACCAGATGGTGAAGTGTGACCCTCGCGACGGCAAGTACATGGCGTGCTGCCTGCTGTACCGCGGCGATGTGGTGCCCAAAGACGTGAACGCCGCCATCGCCGCCATGAAGGGCAGAGCCGGGATACGATTCGTGGATTGGTGCCCTACTGGTTTTAAG GTGGGCATCAACTACCAGCCGCCGTCAGTAGTGGCGGGCGGTGACCTGGCGCAGGTGAAGCGCGCCGCCTCCATGCTCAGCAACACCACCGCCATCGCCGAGGCCTGGGGCAAGCTCGACCACAAGTTCGACCTCATGTACTCCAAGCGAGCCTTCGTGCACTG GTATGTAGGTGAAGGTATGGAGGAGGGAGAGTTCTCAGAAGCTCGAGAAGACCTCGCAGCGCTCGAGCGCGACTACGACGAAGTGGCCATCGAGACGTCGGACATGCAGCCGGGCTGCGACGACGAGCTATGA
- the LOC110370447 gene encoding retinol dehydrogenase 13-like, with the protein MSVILLIVEIIIIGGMVVGLYQKNTNLVCKSKKRYDGKTVLVTGGTAGMGLEIAADFAHRGARVIVACPYEDEGLHGKKLIIKSSGNHNVVFKLLDLSSLQSIRNFVADILKTEDRLDILMNNAGVGIPGDFLTKDGMNFIMQVNYYGTFLLTMLLLPLLKKTGTPSEPSRIVNTSSVLHKFGKIDFENWNKTGHWAKIRIYGNSKLCLALFTRELAKRMKSPNVIVNVVDPGAVGTKIYNSSRIAWASFVSFIFLILFKHPWEGAQTALYAATSNRAGQFKGEYFKNCSRVRAGELVYDEKLATRVWEESVRLVKLSDDELNQCFSS; encoded by the coding sequence ATGTCAGTGATATTGTTGATCGTCGAAATTATTATCATCGGTGGAATGGTGGTAGGACTTTACCAAAAGAATACTAACCTTGTGTGTAAATCGAAGAAGAGGTACGATGGAAAAACAGTGTTAGTGACCGGCGGCACGGCGGGCATGGGGCTGGAGATCGCGGCAGACTTCGCGCACCGCGGCGCGCGGGTCATCGTCGCGTGCCCGTATGAAGATGAAGGCTTGCACGGCAAGAAGCTTATCATCAAAAGCTCTGGCAACCACAACGTAGTCTTCAAACTATTGGACCTCTCCTCCTTACAATCTATAAGGAACTTCGTTGCAGATATATTAAAAACAGAAGACAGATTAGACATTTTGATGAACAACGCCGGTGTTGGCATCCCAGGAGACTTCCTCACAAAAGATGGAATGAACTTCATCATGCAAGTGAACTACTACGGCACATTTCTGCTGACCATGTTACTCCTACCGCTTCTTAAGAAAACGGGAACCCCGTCTGAACCGAGTAGGATTGTAAACACATCATCTGTATTGCACAAGTTCGGCAAAATTGATTTCGAAAATTGGAACAAGACTGGTCACTGGGCTAAGATCAGGATATATGGGAATAGTAAATTATGTTTGGCGCTTTTTACCCGAGAACTTGCAAAAAGAATGAAAAGTCCAAATgttatagtaaatgttgttgACCCTGGAGCAGTGGGGACAAAGATTTACAATAGTTCCCGGATTGCTTGGGCTAGTTTCGTGTCCTTTATATTCCTGATTTTATTTAAGCATCCCTGGGAAGGAGCACAGACTGCTTTGTATGCCGCTACGAGTAATCGTGCTGGTCAATTCAAGGGGGAATACTTCAAGAACTGTTCACGTGTTCGAGCCGGTGAACTTGTGTATGATGAGAAGCTAGCCACGAGGGTCTGGGAGGAGTCAGTCCGACTTGTGAAGTTAAGTGACGATGAGCTGAATCAGTGCTTTAGTTCGTAA
- the LOC110370446 gene encoding uncharacterized protein ZK1073.1 isoform X7, whose protein sequence is MSDTEEKGVQKYVVSTDRSGDIHVHVQGIIPQPNKGDLSQQDKRCVFLTVHDLGTNHSTMVDFVNSPAMSEIKERSCFIHVDVPGHEEGSPDLPDSYQFPSLQTLGEDLITVLDFLHVRYAVGLGEGAGANVLARCGLAHPRRLLGLILVNCTASTSSVADAFRSRFSRWRGADISQSEEDFLIYHKFGHQISSDSCEAGERDRMLTEYRSRLRGNLNTHNIKQYVRAFINRKDLVLRGCQPDILLITGMLSPYSTVIEKMYKELDKERVTILKVDRAGDVLAETPAKIAQSLLLFCQGQGLLTSLPPPGVERRMSRAMSMEEYDKPNIRRLSLTPAQPDSPHRKL, encoded by the exons ATGTCTGATACCGAGGAAAAGGGGGTCCAG AAATATGTCGTCAGCACAGACAGGAGCGGAGATATCCATGTTCATGTGCaa GGAATAATACCACAACCAAACAAG GGCGACCTAAGTCAACAGGATAAACGATGCGTTTTCCTGACAGTGCACGATCTTGGGACCAACC ACTCGACAATGGTTGACTTCGTGAACAGCCCAGCTATGTCGGAGATCAAGGAGCGTTCATGTTTCATCCACGTGGATGTACCAGGACATGAGGAGGGGTCGCCAGATTTGCCCGACTC ATACCAATTCCCTTCACTCCAAACTCTAGGCGAAGACTTGATAACAGTCTTAGACTTTCTCCACGTCCGCTACGCCGTCGGCCTAGGCGAAGGCGCCGGAGCCAATGTCCTGGCCAGATGCGGCCTGGCCCATCCCAGGCGACTCCTAGGCCTTATCCTGGTGAACTGCACAGCATCAACATCGTCCGTAGCTGATGCATTTAGGAGCAGGTTTTCAAGATGGCGCGGAGCCGACATTTCTCAGTCTGAAGAGGATTTCCTCATTTACCACAAGTTTGGCCAC CAAATATCAAGTGACTCCTGCGAGGCGGGCGAGCGCGACCGCATGCTAACTGAGTACCGCTCGCGCCTGCGCGGTAACCTCAACACGCATAACATCAAGCAGTACGTCAGGGCGTTCATCAA TCGCAAGGATCTGGTCCTCCGAGGCTGCCAGCCTGACATCCTGCTGATCACGGGCATGCTGAGCCCCTACTCCACCGTCATCGAGAAGATGTACAAGGAGTTGGATAAGGAGAGGGTCACCATACTCAAGGTGGACAGGGCTGGAGATGTGCTTGCTGAGACG CCAGCCAAGATAGCACAGTCCCTCCTACTGTTCTGCCAAGGCCAAGGCCTGCTGACGTCCCTACCCCCACCAGGGGTGGAGCGGCGCATGTCTCGCGCCATGTCCATGGAGGAGTACGACAAGCCCAACATCCGCCGCCTGTCGCTCACCCCGGCGCAGCCTGACTCCCCGCACAGGAAGCTCTAG
- the LOC110370446 gene encoding uncharacterized protein ZK1073.1 isoform X4, with the protein MEKMERKRSRRASLSAEQRRKLSMLRSASIPSPLTPKYVVSTDRSGDIHVHVQGDLSQQDKRCVFLTVHDLGTNHSTMVDFVNSPAMSEIKERSCFIHVDVPGHEEGSPDLPDSYQFPSLQTLGEDLITVLDFLHVRYAVGLGEGAGANVLARCGLAHPRRLLGLILVNCTASTSSVADAFRSRFSRWRGADISQSEEDFLIYHKFGHQISSDSCEAGERDRMLTEYRSRLRGNLNTHNIKQYVRAFINRKDLVLRGCQPDILLITGMLSPYSTVIEKMYKELDKERVTILKVDRAGDVLAETPAKIAQSLLLFCQGQGLLTSLPPPGVERRMSRAMSMEEYDKPNIRRLSLTPAQPDSPHRKL; encoded by the exons AAATATGTCGTCAGCACAGACAGGAGCGGAGATATCCATGTTCATGTGCaa GGCGACCTAAGTCAACAGGATAAACGATGCGTTTTCCTGACAGTGCACGATCTTGGGACCAACC ACTCGACAATGGTTGACTTCGTGAACAGCCCAGCTATGTCGGAGATCAAGGAGCGTTCATGTTTCATCCACGTGGATGTACCAGGACATGAGGAGGGGTCGCCAGATTTGCCCGACTC ATACCAATTCCCTTCACTCCAAACTCTAGGCGAAGACTTGATAACAGTCTTAGACTTTCTCCACGTCCGCTACGCCGTCGGCCTAGGCGAAGGCGCCGGAGCCAATGTCCTGGCCAGATGCGGCCTGGCCCATCCCAGGCGACTCCTAGGCCTTATCCTGGTGAACTGCACAGCATCAACATCGTCCGTAGCTGATGCATTTAGGAGCAGGTTTTCAAGATGGCGCGGAGCCGACATTTCTCAGTCTGAAGAGGATTTCCTCATTTACCACAAGTTTGGCCAC CAAATATCAAGTGACTCCTGCGAGGCGGGCGAGCGCGACCGCATGCTAACTGAGTACCGCTCGCGCCTGCGCGGTAACCTCAACACGCATAACATCAAGCAGTACGTCAGGGCGTTCATCAA TCGCAAGGATCTGGTCCTCCGAGGCTGCCAGCCTGACATCCTGCTGATCACGGGCATGCTGAGCCCCTACTCCACCGTCATCGAGAAGATGTACAAGGAGTTGGATAAGGAGAGGGTCACCATACTCAAGGTGGACAGGGCTGGAGATGTGCTTGCTGAGACG CCAGCCAAGATAGCACAGTCCCTCCTACTGTTCTGCCAAGGCCAAGGCCTGCTGACGTCCCTACCCCCACCAGGGGTGGAGCGGCGCATGTCTCGCGCCATGTCCATGGAGGAGTACGACAAGCCCAACATCCGCCGCCTGTCGCTCACCCCGGCGCAGCCTGACTCCCCGCACAGGAAGCTCTAG
- the LOC110370445 gene encoding tubulin alpha-8 chain isoform X1, translating to MQRECISVHVGQAGVQMGVACWQLYCLEHGIRPDGTLPACEQDPNAADSCFNTFFSEADRGKMVPRVVMVDLEATVIDEVRSGEYRQLYHPEQLITGKEDAANNYARGHYSTGREVLGPVMERVRKLADQCTGLQGFFVFHSFGGGTGSGFTSLLMEKLSEEFGKKSKLEFAIYPAPQVSTAVVEPYNAVLTTHATIGHSDCAFMVDNEAIYDICRRRLSIERPSYANLNRLISQVVSSITASLRFDGALNVDLTEFQTNLVPYPRIHFPLAAYAPVVSADKAYHEGMSVSEITAELFEPQNQMVKCDPRDGKYMACCLLYRGDVVPKDVNAAIAAMKGRAGIRFVDWCPTGFKVGINYQPPSVVAGGDLAQVKRAASMLSNTTAIAEAWGKLDHKFDLMYSKRAFVHWYVGEGMEEGEFSEAREDLAALERDYDEVAIETSDMQPGCDDEL from the exons ATG CAGAGGGAGTGCATATCGGTGCACGTGGGGCAGGCGGGAGTGCAAATGGGCGTGGCTTGCTGGCAGCTGTACTGCCTCGAGCACGGCATCCGCCCCGACGGGACCCTGCCGGCATGCGAGCAGGACCCCAATGCTGCAGACTCCTGCTTTAACACCTTCTTCTCTGAAGCTGATCGAGGGAAGATGGTGCCCAGAGTTGTTATGGTGGACTTGGAAGCCACTGTTATTG ATGAGGTCCGCTCAGGAGAGTACCGGCAGTTGTACCATCCCGAGCAGCTGATCACCGGCAAAGAGGACGCGGCGAACAATTACGCACGCGGCCATTACTCCACCGGACGGGAGGTGCTTGGTCCCGTCATGGAGAGAGTCAGGAAACTGGCTGACCAGTGTACTGGTTTACAG GGTTTCTTCGTGTTCCACTCGTTTGGTGGCGGGACAGGCTCCGGCTTCACCTCGCTGCTGATGGAGAAGCTCTCTGAAGAGTTCGGCAAGAAGAGCAAGCTCGAGTTCGCTATCTATCCAGCACCACAA GTGTCGACGGCGGTGGTAGAGCCGTATAACGCGGTGCTGACGACGCACGCCACCATCGGCCATTCGGACTGCGCCTTCATGGTGGACAACGAGGCCATCTACGACATCTGTAGGCGGCGGCTGTCCATCGAGAGGCCCTCCTATGCTAATCTCAACAGGCTTATTTCACAA GTGGTGTCGTCGATAACAGCGTCGCTGCGGTTCGACGGCGCGCTCAACGTGGACCTGACGGAGTTCCAGACCAACCTGGTGCCCTACCCGCGCATTCACTTCCCGCTCGCCGCGTACGCTCCCGTTGTCTCTGCCGATAAG GCGTACCACGAAGGCATGTCAGTATCTGAAATCACGGCGGAGCTGTTCGAGCCACAGAACCAGATGGTGAAGTGTGACCCTCGCGACGGCAAGTACATGGCGTGCTGCCTGCTGTACCGCGGCGATGTGGTGCCCAAAGACGTGAACGCCGCCATCGCCGCCATGAAGGGCAGAGCCGGGATACGATTCGTGGATTGGTGCCCTACTGGTTTTAAG GTGGGCATCAACTACCAGCCGCCGTCAGTAGTGGCGGGCGGTGACCTGGCGCAGGTGAAGCGCGCCGCCTCCATGCTCAGCAACACCACCGCCATCGCCGAGGCCTGGGGCAAGCTCGACCACAAGTTCGACCTCATGTACTCCAAGCGAGCCTTCGTGCACTG GTATGTAGGTGAAGGTATGGAGGAGGGAGAGTTCTCAGAAGCTCGAGAAGACCTCGCAGCGCTCGAGCGCGACTACGACGAAGTGGCCATCGAGACGTCGGACATGCAGCCGGGCTGCGACGACGAGCTATGA
- the LOC110370446 gene encoding uncharacterized protein ZK1073.1 isoform X6: MYLCGISDFFRRRRPNIERKYVVSTDRSGDIHVHVQGDLSQQDKRCVFLTVHDLGTNHSTMVDFVNSPAMSEIKERSCFIHVDVPGHEEGSPDLPDSYQFPSLQTLGEDLITVLDFLHVRYAVGLGEGAGANVLARCGLAHPRRLLGLILVNCTASTSSVADAFRSRFSRWRGADISQSEEDFLIYHKFGHQISSDSCEAGERDRMLTEYRSRLRGNLNTHNIKQYVRAFINRKDLVLRGCQPDILLITGMLSPYSTVIEKMYKELDKERVTILKVDRAGDVLAETPAKIAQSLLLFCQGQGLLTSLPPPGVERRMSRAMSMEEYDKPNIRRLSLTPAQPDSPHRKL; the protein is encoded by the exons AAATATGTCGTCAGCACAGACAGGAGCGGAGATATCCATGTTCATGTGCaa GGCGACCTAAGTCAACAGGATAAACGATGCGTTTTCCTGACAGTGCACGATCTTGGGACCAACC ACTCGACAATGGTTGACTTCGTGAACAGCCCAGCTATGTCGGAGATCAAGGAGCGTTCATGTTTCATCCACGTGGATGTACCAGGACATGAGGAGGGGTCGCCAGATTTGCCCGACTC ATACCAATTCCCTTCACTCCAAACTCTAGGCGAAGACTTGATAACAGTCTTAGACTTTCTCCACGTCCGCTACGCCGTCGGCCTAGGCGAAGGCGCCGGAGCCAATGTCCTGGCCAGATGCGGCCTGGCCCATCCCAGGCGACTCCTAGGCCTTATCCTGGTGAACTGCACAGCATCAACATCGTCCGTAGCTGATGCATTTAGGAGCAGGTTTTCAAGATGGCGCGGAGCCGACATTTCTCAGTCTGAAGAGGATTTCCTCATTTACCACAAGTTTGGCCAC CAAATATCAAGTGACTCCTGCGAGGCGGGCGAGCGCGACCGCATGCTAACTGAGTACCGCTCGCGCCTGCGCGGTAACCTCAACACGCATAACATCAAGCAGTACGTCAGGGCGTTCATCAA TCGCAAGGATCTGGTCCTCCGAGGCTGCCAGCCTGACATCCTGCTGATCACGGGCATGCTGAGCCCCTACTCCACCGTCATCGAGAAGATGTACAAGGAGTTGGATAAGGAGAGGGTCACCATACTCAAGGTGGACAGGGCTGGAGATGTGCTTGCTGAGACG CCAGCCAAGATAGCACAGTCCCTCCTACTGTTCTGCCAAGGCCAAGGCCTGCTGACGTCCCTACCCCCACCAGGGGTGGAGCGGCGCATGTCTCGCGCCATGTCCATGGAGGAGTACGACAAGCCCAACATCCGCCGCCTGTCGCTCACCCCGGCGCAGCCTGACTCCCCGCACAGGAAGCTCTAG
- the LOC110370446 gene encoding uncharacterized protein ZK1073.1 isoform X5, translating to MYLCGISDFFRRRRPNIERKYVVSTDRSGDIHVHVQGIIPQPNKGDLSQQDKRCVFLTVHDLGTNHSTMVDFVNSPAMSEIKERSCFIHVDVPGHEEGSPDLPDSYQFPSLQTLGEDLITVLDFLHVRYAVGLGEGAGANVLARCGLAHPRRLLGLILVNCTASTSSVADAFRSRFSRWRGADISQSEEDFLIYHKFGHQISSDSCEAGERDRMLTEYRSRLRGNLNTHNIKQYVRAFINRKDLVLRGCQPDILLITGMLSPYSTVIEKMYKELDKERVTILKVDRAGDVLAETPAKIAQSLLLFCQGQGLLTSLPPPGVERRMSRAMSMEEYDKPNIRRLSLTPAQPDSPHRKL from the exons AAATATGTCGTCAGCACAGACAGGAGCGGAGATATCCATGTTCATGTGCaa GGAATAATACCACAACCAAACAAG GGCGACCTAAGTCAACAGGATAAACGATGCGTTTTCCTGACAGTGCACGATCTTGGGACCAACC ACTCGACAATGGTTGACTTCGTGAACAGCCCAGCTATGTCGGAGATCAAGGAGCGTTCATGTTTCATCCACGTGGATGTACCAGGACATGAGGAGGGGTCGCCAGATTTGCCCGACTC ATACCAATTCCCTTCACTCCAAACTCTAGGCGAAGACTTGATAACAGTCTTAGACTTTCTCCACGTCCGCTACGCCGTCGGCCTAGGCGAAGGCGCCGGAGCCAATGTCCTGGCCAGATGCGGCCTGGCCCATCCCAGGCGACTCCTAGGCCTTATCCTGGTGAACTGCACAGCATCAACATCGTCCGTAGCTGATGCATTTAGGAGCAGGTTTTCAAGATGGCGCGGAGCCGACATTTCTCAGTCTGAAGAGGATTTCCTCATTTACCACAAGTTTGGCCAC CAAATATCAAGTGACTCCTGCGAGGCGGGCGAGCGCGACCGCATGCTAACTGAGTACCGCTCGCGCCTGCGCGGTAACCTCAACACGCATAACATCAAGCAGTACGTCAGGGCGTTCATCAA TCGCAAGGATCTGGTCCTCCGAGGCTGCCAGCCTGACATCCTGCTGATCACGGGCATGCTGAGCCCCTACTCCACCGTCATCGAGAAGATGTACAAGGAGTTGGATAAGGAGAGGGTCACCATACTCAAGGTGGACAGGGCTGGAGATGTGCTTGCTGAGACG CCAGCCAAGATAGCACAGTCCCTCCTACTGTTCTGCCAAGGCCAAGGCCTGCTGACGTCCCTACCCCCACCAGGGGTGGAGCGGCGCATGTCTCGCGCCATGTCCATGGAGGAGTACGACAAGCCCAACATCCGCCGCCTGTCGCTCACCCCGGCGCAGCCTGACTCCCCGCACAGGAAGCTCTAG
- the LOC110370446 gene encoding uncharacterized protein ZK1073.1 isoform X8 gives MSDTEEKGVQKYVVSTDRSGDIHVHVQGDLSQQDKRCVFLTVHDLGTNHSTMVDFVNSPAMSEIKERSCFIHVDVPGHEEGSPDLPDSYQFPSLQTLGEDLITVLDFLHVRYAVGLGEGAGANVLARCGLAHPRRLLGLILVNCTASTSSVADAFRSRFSRWRGADISQSEEDFLIYHKFGHQISSDSCEAGERDRMLTEYRSRLRGNLNTHNIKQYVRAFINRKDLVLRGCQPDILLITGMLSPYSTVIEKMYKELDKERVTILKVDRAGDVLAETPAKIAQSLLLFCQGQGLLTSLPPPGVERRMSRAMSMEEYDKPNIRRLSLTPAQPDSPHRKL, from the exons ATGTCTGATACCGAGGAAAAGGGGGTCCAG AAATATGTCGTCAGCACAGACAGGAGCGGAGATATCCATGTTCATGTGCaa GGCGACCTAAGTCAACAGGATAAACGATGCGTTTTCCTGACAGTGCACGATCTTGGGACCAACC ACTCGACAATGGTTGACTTCGTGAACAGCCCAGCTATGTCGGAGATCAAGGAGCGTTCATGTTTCATCCACGTGGATGTACCAGGACATGAGGAGGGGTCGCCAGATTTGCCCGACTC ATACCAATTCCCTTCACTCCAAACTCTAGGCGAAGACTTGATAACAGTCTTAGACTTTCTCCACGTCCGCTACGCCGTCGGCCTAGGCGAAGGCGCCGGAGCCAATGTCCTGGCCAGATGCGGCCTGGCCCATCCCAGGCGACTCCTAGGCCTTATCCTGGTGAACTGCACAGCATCAACATCGTCCGTAGCTGATGCATTTAGGAGCAGGTTTTCAAGATGGCGCGGAGCCGACATTTCTCAGTCTGAAGAGGATTTCCTCATTTACCACAAGTTTGGCCAC CAAATATCAAGTGACTCCTGCGAGGCGGGCGAGCGCGACCGCATGCTAACTGAGTACCGCTCGCGCCTGCGCGGTAACCTCAACACGCATAACATCAAGCAGTACGTCAGGGCGTTCATCAA TCGCAAGGATCTGGTCCTCCGAGGCTGCCAGCCTGACATCCTGCTGATCACGGGCATGCTGAGCCCCTACTCCACCGTCATCGAGAAGATGTACAAGGAGTTGGATAAGGAGAGGGTCACCATACTCAAGGTGGACAGGGCTGGAGATGTGCTTGCTGAGACG CCAGCCAAGATAGCACAGTCCCTCCTACTGTTCTGCCAAGGCCAAGGCCTGCTGACGTCCCTACCCCCACCAGGGGTGGAGCGGCGCATGTCTCGCGCCATGTCCATGGAGGAGTACGACAAGCCCAACATCCGCCGCCTGTCGCTCACCCCGGCGCAGCCTGACTCCCCGCACAGGAAGCTCTAG
- the LOC110370446 gene encoding uncharacterized protein ZK1073.1 isoform X3, whose translation MEKMERKRSRRASLSAEQRRKLSMLRSASIPSPLTPKYVVSTDRSGDIHVHVQGIIPQPNKGDLSQQDKRCVFLTVHDLGTNHSTMVDFVNSPAMSEIKERSCFIHVDVPGHEEGSPDLPDSYQFPSLQTLGEDLITVLDFLHVRYAVGLGEGAGANVLARCGLAHPRRLLGLILVNCTASTSSVADAFRSRFSRWRGADISQSEEDFLIYHKFGHQISSDSCEAGERDRMLTEYRSRLRGNLNTHNIKQYVRAFINRKDLVLRGCQPDILLITGMLSPYSTVIEKMYKELDKERVTILKVDRAGDVLAETPAKIAQSLLLFCQGQGLLTSLPPPGVERRMSRAMSMEEYDKPNIRRLSLTPAQPDSPHRKL comes from the exons AAATATGTCGTCAGCACAGACAGGAGCGGAGATATCCATGTTCATGTGCaa GGAATAATACCACAACCAAACAAG GGCGACCTAAGTCAACAGGATAAACGATGCGTTTTCCTGACAGTGCACGATCTTGGGACCAACC ACTCGACAATGGTTGACTTCGTGAACAGCCCAGCTATGTCGGAGATCAAGGAGCGTTCATGTTTCATCCACGTGGATGTACCAGGACATGAGGAGGGGTCGCCAGATTTGCCCGACTC ATACCAATTCCCTTCACTCCAAACTCTAGGCGAAGACTTGATAACAGTCTTAGACTTTCTCCACGTCCGCTACGCCGTCGGCCTAGGCGAAGGCGCCGGAGCCAATGTCCTGGCCAGATGCGGCCTGGCCCATCCCAGGCGACTCCTAGGCCTTATCCTGGTGAACTGCACAGCATCAACATCGTCCGTAGCTGATGCATTTAGGAGCAGGTTTTCAAGATGGCGCGGAGCCGACATTTCTCAGTCTGAAGAGGATTTCCTCATTTACCACAAGTTTGGCCAC CAAATATCAAGTGACTCCTGCGAGGCGGGCGAGCGCGACCGCATGCTAACTGAGTACCGCTCGCGCCTGCGCGGTAACCTCAACACGCATAACATCAAGCAGTACGTCAGGGCGTTCATCAA TCGCAAGGATCTGGTCCTCCGAGGCTGCCAGCCTGACATCCTGCTGATCACGGGCATGCTGAGCCCCTACTCCACCGTCATCGAGAAGATGTACAAGGAGTTGGATAAGGAGAGGGTCACCATACTCAAGGTGGACAGGGCTGGAGATGTGCTTGCTGAGACG CCAGCCAAGATAGCACAGTCCCTCCTACTGTTCTGCCAAGGCCAAGGCCTGCTGACGTCCCTACCCCCACCAGGGGTGGAGCGGCGCATGTCTCGCGCCATGTCCATGGAGGAGTACGACAAGCCCAACATCCGCCGCCTGTCGCTCACCCCGGCGCAGCCTGACTCCCCGCACAGGAAGCTCTAG